TGGCCGTCCTCCAAACTGCTGTAAGGTATCCAGCAGGGCCATGGTGATGCCGGCGCCGTTAGCCATGACGGCAATATCCCCGTCCAGCTGCACAAAGGAGAGTCCTAGCTGGTGAGCCCTTTCCTCCAGCTGGCTTCGGTCCGATACATAAGGCAAATCCTTATGCCTGAACAGGGCTTCATCATCGATGGTGACTTTGGCATCGGCAGCCACGAGCTGCTCGCTGGAACGCACCAGGGGGTTGATCTCAGCCAGCTCGCAGTCCATTTCCGTAAACAAGCGGTAAAGGTTGGTCAATAAGGACGAAAACTCTTTGCCCCAAGGGCTGCCAACTCCCAGACCTAATCTCCTTGCCACCTCTCGGCCTACAAAGGGGGCCACCCCGGTCACCGGATCGATATGATAGCGGACAATATGTTCTTCTGCCACTTCCTCAATATCCATCCCGCCTTGGGCTGAAGCCAGAAGCAGCGGCTTTTGGCGGGCACCATCTACCGTCAAGGATAGGTAATACTCCTGGTCTATTTTTAGGCGCTCCTCCACCAACAGCTTTTCTACTCCCCGGCCAAAGAGCTCGCCCGCTTGCCGCTCGGCCTCCTGGGGGCTGTCGGCAAAGCGGATCCCGCCTCCTTTGCCCCGCTTTCCGGCTAGAACCTGGATTTTTATCACCACCGGTCCCAGTTCGGCCGCCACTTGGGCCGCTTCCTCCGGCGAGGTAACTACCTGCCCCTTGGGGGTAGGAATGCTATAGCGGCGGAACAAATCCTTACCCATGTACTCGTAAAGCTTCAAGCATTTGGCCCCCTTTCCTCATTTGCGATTCCTAGATTACCGTTTCTACAAAATAAAACCTAATCCTTTTTGGTTCTAACTTCCACCAGGTAAGATAAAATGAGCCAATATAGGCAGCCTGCCAATTAGCAGTATAAAAAGGCTGGGCCCGGCCCGGAGCCGCAATCCTGGTCAGGCCTCAGCCTTTTACTGCCACAGCTTATCTCCTAAGCTTATCTCAGACCTGGGCGGTCTCTGCCTCAGCCAAGACTCGTTTGGCCAGACCCACGCCGGCACCATTGCAGCCCTTGGCCTCCTCGGCCAGAGCCAAGCCCCACTCTAAAGCCTGGCGATTGAGCTCCTCGGTACCCTTAGGCACCCGAGCTAAGGCGGCCTCCATTAAGGCTTCCCGGGAGACAATCCCGGTGATGCCGCCCAGCACTCCCAAGGCTACCATGTTGGCTACTACGGTCTTGCCGCATTTCTCTCTAGCCGTCTCTGTAATCGGCACTTGGTAAACCTGGTGGTCCGCCTCCGCTTGTGGATCGGGAGTGACATAAGTGGAGTCAACTATCAGTATGCCGCCAGGCTTGAGGGCAGAATGATACTTATCATATGATACCTGGTTTAGGACCAGCAACACGTCAGGCGAAACCACCTTGGGGTATTCAATATCGCCATCAGCAATGATAACTTCCGACTTGCTGGCTCCGCCGCGGGCTTCCGGCCCATAGGATTGGGTCTGAACCGCGTTGAAGTCATCAGCAATGGCAGCCTCCGCCAACACAATGCTGGCTAGGATTACTCCTTGTCCGCCTTCCCCTGCCAAACGTATCTCCATATGCATAGGCCTTCCCTCGCTATCTAAGAGCCGCATGCTGGTGCTGCACTTCTCTTACCAGCCGGTAGTACTCGCTCACGTACTCTGGCTGCCCAGAAAGGTTCTGCAATTCCCCAATAACGATTTTGTCCTCTAGCTCCTCTGGGGTCATGTTGGCAGCCGCCTTGACTGGAACCGCGTGCTCCTTTTGCCAGCGCAGCATGTCTACGGCCGATCCCAGGTGATTGCGCCGCCCGTAGTAGGTCGGGCATTGGCTCACTGCTTCTACAAAACTAAACCCCTTTTTAGCAATGGCATTGGCAATTAGGTTGATTAGCTGCCGGACATGATAAGCGGTACCTCGGGCCACGTAGCTGGCCCCAGCGGCACCGACCAGCCGGCATAGGTCAAAGCTCCGGTCAATGGTGCCATAAGGAGCGGTAGTCGCCTTCATCCCCCGCGGGGTCAAGGGCGAATACTGCCCGCTGGTCATACCGTAGATGTTGTTGTTAAAACACACCACGGTAATGTCTATGTTGCGGCGAGCGGCATGGATGAGGTGGTTGCCGCCAATAGCTGCCGCATCTCCGTCGCCGGTGATGACGATTACGTTGAGCTCGGGGCGGGCCAGCTTTAACCCGGTAGCAAAGGGAATAGCCCGCCCATGGGTAGTGTGCAAGGTATCGAAATCCATGTAGCCGCTCGCCCGAGATGAGCAACCAATTCCGGAAACGATGGCAGTCTGGTCCGGATTCAGGCCCAGCTTATCAATAGCCCGGGCTATTGCTCCCATGACTATGCCGTTGCCACAGCCTGGACACCAGATATGGCGTAGTCTTTCTTCTCGTAAATGGGTCTTAACCGCCAGCTGGGACATGAGAGCGCCTCCTTCCTAATCACGGCCAGGATCTCTTCGGGAGTAAATAGCTCACCGTTGACCTTGGGGAGCCTCGTCACCCGACATTCGCCCTTAACCGAACGCTCCACCTCTAGCGCCAGCTGCCCCAGGTTCATTTCCGGTACGATTATGCTTTGAACTCGCGTGGCCAAAGCGTAGATGGTCTCCTCCGGGAAGGGCCAGAGCACCGTAGGCCGGATCAATCCCACCCGTAAACCTTCCCGCCGCCCTTGCCTTACTGCCGCTAGCGCCGGCCGGGCGCTGCCGCCGTAGGCCAGCACCACCACTTCGGCATCCTCTAAAGCCTCTTCGTCACCAATGCAGAGGTAAGGCCGGTAACGTTCCAGCTTGCGGTGCTGCCTAGCTATTTGGCGCTCAATTTCTTTGGGGTTGCCAGTGGGGAAACCGGTGCTGTCGTGGAACAGGCCGGTCACATGGAAGTGGTAGCCGTCTCCAAACCGAGCCAGGGCCGGCACATCGTCGCGATCGGGGCCGTAAGGCAAGTAGCTGTCTTTAGGCGTAGCCGGCCGCTTGCGGTCAACCACCTCCACCTGGGCCAGCTCCCTCATATCCACCCGCTCCCGCATGTGGGCTACCACCTCATCCATGAGCAGCACCACCGGGAGTCGTAATTCCTCAGCTATGTTAAAAGCCTTCACCGTCAGCTGATAAACCTCTTTAACCGACGAGGGAGATAAAACTACCACCGCATGA
The window above is part of the Clostridia bacterium genome. Proteins encoded here:
- the sucC gene encoding ADP-forming succinate--CoA ligase subunit beta, which encodes MKLYEYMGKDLFRRYSIPTPKGQVVTSPEEAAQVAAELGPVVIKIQVLAGKRGKGGGIRFADSPQEAERQAGELFGRGVEKLLVEERLKIDQEYYLSLTVDGARQKPLLLASAQGGMDIEEVAEEHIVRYHIDPVTGVAPFVGREVARRLGLGVGSPWGKEFSSLLTNLYRLFTEMDCELAEINPLVRSSEQLVAADAKVTIDDEALFRHKDLPYVSDRSQLEERAHQLGLSFVQLDGDIAVMANGAGITMALLDTLQQFGGRPANFLDAGGGTGVETTIQALELLLATNPKAILVNIFGGITRCDDVAKALVAVKEKYTIPVPLVIRLVGTNEEAGVSILREAGLSAHRDMEAAAREVVALAYGKELA
- a CDS encoding 2-oxoacid:acceptor oxidoreductase family protein, whose protein sequence is MHMEIRLAGEGGQGVILASIVLAEAAIADDFNAVQTQSYGPEARGGASKSEVIIADGDIEYPKVVSPDVLLVLNQVSYDKYHSALKPGGILIVDSTYVTPDPQAEADHQVYQVPITETAREKCGKTVVANMVALGVLGGITGIVSREALMEAALARVPKGTEELNRQALEWGLALAEEAKGCNGAGVGLAKRVLAEAETAQV
- a CDS encoding 2-oxoacid:ferredoxin oxidoreductase subunit beta translates to MSQLAVKTHLREERLRHIWCPGCGNGIVMGAIARAIDKLGLNPDQTAIVSGIGCSSRASGYMDFDTLHTTHGRAIPFATGLKLARPELNVIVITGDGDAAAIGGNHLIHAARRNIDITVVCFNNNIYGMTSGQYSPLTPRGMKATTAPYGTIDRSFDLCRLVGAAGASYVARGTAYHVRQLINLIANAIAKKGFSFVEAVSQCPTYYGRRNHLGSAVDMLRWQKEHAVPVKAAANMTPEELEDKIVIGELQNLSGQPEYVSEYYRLVREVQHQHAALR
- a CDS encoding 2-oxoacid:acceptor oxidoreductase subunit alpha, translated to MSGKDRFYRLMQGDEACAEGALAAGMRFFAGYPITPASEIAEYLSQRLPEEGGVFIQMEDEIASMGAIIGASLGGMKSMTATSGPGFSLMQENLGYASMAEVPCVVVDVQRLGPSTGSPTAPAQGDVMQARWGTHGDHAVVVLSPSSVKEVYQLTVKAFNIAEELRLPVVLLMDEVVAHMRERVDMRELAQVEVVDRKRPATPKDSYLPYGPDRDDVPALARFGDGYHFHVTGLFHDSTGFPTGNPKEIERQIARQHRKLERYRPYLCIGDEEALEDAEVVVLAYGGSARPALAAVRQGRREGLRVGLIRPTVLWPFPEETIYALATRVQSIIVPEMNLGQLALEVERSVKGECRVTRLPKVNGELFTPEEILAVIRKEALSCPSWRLRPIYEKKDYAISGVQAVATA